Proteins co-encoded in one Kocuria flava genomic window:
- a CDS encoding ubiquinol-cytochrome c reductase iron-sulfur subunit, translating into MGSHSDGTPHQSGTVATTGTTEMERFPDPGLPPHRPRLTDIDEKAAKRAERQVVLLFLISVLGSVLFFVGYFGIQIDGAPKYDVTDPSGSRALQVQNLLLGLGIALGMFGIGIGVVHWARTLMPDHELVESRHAVRTEEQRADAQEILTTIYDESGIKRRPLLRNTLIGAAVVAPLPFIGLLKDLGPTDLDVLKHTLWDEGVRLVRDPSGTPIKASDVTLGSTFHVVPENLAQIGHNEGYLDEKAKAVVLLMRLDPDSVNVSPERQDWNVDGIFAYSKVCTHVGCPVALYEQQTHHLLCPCHQSTFDLTNECEVIFGPAARPLPQLPITVDAEGYLVARSDFTEPVGPTYSQRGTHVEEMQGEAN; encoded by the coding sequence ATGGGAAGCCACAGTGACGGCACTCCCCACCAGTCGGGAACCGTTGCCACCACGGGCACCACGGAGATGGAGCGTTTTCCCGATCCCGGGCTGCCCCCGCACCGCCCCCGTCTGACCGACATCGACGAGAAGGCGGCCAAGCGTGCCGAGCGGCAGGTCGTCCTGCTGTTCCTGATCTCCGTCCTGGGCTCCGTCCTGTTCTTCGTCGGCTACTTCGGCATCCAGATCGACGGCGCCCCCAAGTACGACGTCACGGACCCCTCCGGCTCCCGCGCCCTCCAGGTGCAGAACCTGCTGCTGGGCCTGGGCATCGCCCTGGGCATGTTCGGCATCGGCATCGGCGTCGTCCACTGGGCCCGTACCCTCATGCCGGACCACGAGCTCGTCGAGAGCCGGCACGCGGTGCGCACCGAGGAGCAGCGCGCCGACGCGCAGGAGATCCTCACCACCATCTACGACGAGTCCGGGATCAAGCGCCGCCCGCTGCTGCGCAACACCCTGATCGGCGCCGCCGTGGTCGCCCCGCTGCCCTTCATCGGGCTGCTCAAGGACCTCGGCCCCACCGACCTCGACGTCCTCAAGCACACGCTGTGGGACGAGGGCGTCCGGCTCGTGCGCGACCCCTCCGGCACCCCCATCAAGGCTTCGGACGTCACCCTCGGCTCCACCTTCCACGTCGTGCCCGAGAACCTCGCCCAGATCGGCCACAACGAGGGCTACCTGGACGAGAAGGCGAAGGCCGTGGTCCTGCTCATGCGCCTGGACCCGGACTCGGTCAACGTCTCCCCCGAGCGCCAGGACTGGAACGTCGACGGCATCTTCGCCTACTCGAAGGTGTGCACCCACGTCGGCTGCCCGGTGGCGCTCTACGAGCAGCAGACCCACCACCTGCTGTGCCCCTGCCACCAGTCCACGTTCGACCTCACCAACGAGTGCGAGGTCATCTTCGGGCCGGCGGCACGTCCCCTCCCGCAGCTGCCGATCACCGTGGACGCCGAGGGCTACCTCGTCGCCCGCAGCGACTTCACGGAGCCCGTCGGCCCCACCTACTCGCAGCGCGGTACCCATGTCGAAGAAATGCAGGGTGAGGCAAACTGA
- a CDS encoding cytochrome b, whose protein sequence is MSTTTDYEYKPRTGTGRIANFVDTRVGMSPIVKEFGRKIFPDHWSFMFGEVALYTFVILLLSGTFLALWFDPSMAALEYEGSYVPMQGVEMSAAYASALDISFDIRGGLFLRQLHHWSALVFAMAVSVHMLRVFFTGAFRRPRELNWVVGVGLFLLAIVAGFSGYSLPDDVLSGNGLRIADAILKAIPLVGAYLSMFLFGGEFPGHDIIGRLYIIHVLLIPAVILMLIVIHLFMVVVHKHTQFPGPGRTEDNVVGFPVGPVYAAKAGGFFFVVFGIMALMAGTTTINAIWNYGPYDPSPVQAGSQPDWYMGFTDGAVRLMPGTWPWNWEWQLLGMSIPMNVLLPMVPLGLLFAALALWPWIERWVTKDNKEHHILDRPRNAPFRTAVGVAGVLFYVVHLVAASGDLIATHFRVSLNDVIYWLRAAYFLAPILGFIITRRICLALQRKDREIVLHGRETGRVQQLPHGEFIEVHEPLDEYKRYRLVDYQDRQVIPAQPNGKGKITGTEKLRGRMSRWFFEDRVAPVTPAELEAAHHHHEAVTAGSPDKELVR, encoded by the coding sequence ATGTCCACGACCACCGATTACGAGTACAAGCCGCGCACCGGCACCGGTCGGATCGCGAACTTCGTCGACACGCGTGTGGGCATGTCGCCGATCGTCAAGGAGTTCGGGCGCAAGATCTTCCCGGACCACTGGTCCTTCATGTTCGGCGAGGTGGCCCTGTACACCTTCGTCATCCTGCTGCTCTCCGGCACGTTCCTCGCCCTGTGGTTCGACCCCTCGATGGCGGCCCTGGAGTACGAGGGCTCGTACGTGCCCATGCAGGGCGTCGAGATGTCGGCGGCCTACGCCTCCGCGCTCGACATCTCCTTCGACATCCGCGGCGGGCTCTTCCTGCGCCAGCTGCACCACTGGTCCGCCCTGGTCTTCGCCATGGCCGTGTCCGTGCACATGCTCCGCGTGTTCTTCACCGGCGCGTTCCGCCGCCCGCGTGAGCTGAACTGGGTCGTGGGCGTGGGGCTCTTCCTGCTCGCCATCGTCGCCGGCTTCTCCGGCTACTCCCTCCCCGACGACGTGCTCTCCGGCAACGGCCTGCGCATCGCCGACGCGATCCTGAAGGCCATCCCGCTCGTGGGCGCCTACCTGTCGATGTTCCTGTTCGGCGGCGAGTTCCCCGGCCACGACATCATCGGGCGCCTGTACATCATCCACGTGCTGCTCATCCCGGCCGTGATCCTGATGCTGATCGTGATCCACCTGTTCATGGTCGTCGTGCACAAGCACACCCAGTTCCCCGGCCCCGGCCGCACCGAGGACAACGTCGTCGGCTTCCCGGTCGGGCCCGTCTACGCGGCCAAGGCCGGCGGGTTCTTCTTCGTGGTCTTCGGGATCATGGCCCTGATGGCCGGCACGACCACCATCAACGCCATCTGGAACTACGGCCCCTACGATCCCTCCCCCGTGCAGGCCGGCTCGCAGCCCGACTGGTACATGGGCTTCACCGACGGCGCCGTCCGCCTGATGCCCGGCACCTGGCCCTGGAACTGGGAGTGGCAGCTCCTGGGGATGTCCATCCCCATGAACGTGCTGCTGCCGATGGTCCCGCTGGGCCTGCTGTTCGCCGCCCTGGCCCTGTGGCCGTGGATCGAGCGGTGGGTGACGAAGGACAACAAGGAGCACCACATCCTCGACCGCCCGCGCAACGCCCCGTTCCGCACCGCGGTCGGTGTGGCCGGCGTGCTGTTCTACGTGGTCCACCTCGTCGCCGCCTCCGGTGACCTCATCGCGACCCACTTCCGGGTCTCGCTCAACGACGTCATCTACTGGCTGCGTGCGGCGTACTTCCTCGCCCCGATCCTCGGGTTCATCATCACCCGGCGCATCTGCCTGGCCCTGCAGCGCAAGGACCGCGAGATCGTGCTGCACGGCCGCGAGACCGGCCGGGTCCAGCAGCTGCCGCACGGCGAGTTCATCGAGGTGCACGAGCCGCTGGACGAGTACAAGCGCTACCGCCTGGTGGACTACCAGGACCGGCAGGTCATCCCGGCCCAGCCCAACGGCAAGGGCAAGATCACCGGCACCGAGAAGCTCCGCGGCCGCATGAGCCGCTGGTTCTTCGAGGACCGTGTGGCGCCGGTGACCCCCGCCGAGCTCGAGGCGGCCCACCACCACCACGAGGCCGTCACGGCCGGCTCCCCGGACAAGGAGCTCGTCCGCTGA
- the istA gene encoding IS21 family transposase, with product MKKSDREIMEILEAYDATGSAHSAATLAGVDPKTVRRYAAARDAGRPVTGPGRRPRMIDAYLPKIEEWVERSQGTVRADVVHARLVAVGFPGTERTTRRAVAQVKAAWRTGHRRTYRPWITEPGLWLQFDWGEGPKVPGVDGTPRRTWLFCAWLAWSRYRVVIPVWDQILPTLIGCLDATLARIGGVPTYVLTDNPRTVTVDHVAGVPVRHPQIVQAGRHYGTQVHTCVPYDPESKGGSESTVRIAKADLVPTEANLREHYASFAALEAACAAFCAKVNGRTHRESARIPEQALVEEQQRLHVAPTAPHTTALGVTRTVGTDQTIRFGSVRYSTPPGLVGAEVWVRVAGAELVVVADLDALPVAPGWAAGRAGLTEVARHRLSTPGNPRIDLAHYLDHPQDPTGAPRPPRPRARSAAEKDFLALGAGAHAWLVEASAAGATRIRAKMAAAVELAALIGDGPVDAALGVAAAAGRFGEGDLTAICDHQATGATAAGLVAADETHSAQPGTAAWASFGASTTTSTTPTTKETAQ from the coding sequence ATGAAGAAGTCTGACAGGGAGATCATGGAAATTCTCGAAGCCTATGACGCCACCGGTTCCGCGCACTCGGCCGCGACCCTGGCCGGGGTGGATCCGAAGACGGTCCGGCGCTACGCCGCCGCCCGGGATGCGGGCCGGCCGGTGACCGGGCCGGGCCGCCGGCCCCGGATGATCGACGCTTACCTGCCGAAGATCGAGGAGTGGGTCGAGCGCAGCCAGGGCACGGTCCGCGCCGACGTCGTCCACGCCCGCCTGGTCGCGGTGGGGTTCCCGGGGACCGAGCGCACCACCCGCCGGGCGGTGGCGCAGGTGAAGGCGGCCTGGCGCACCGGGCACCGGCGCACCTACCGGCCCTGGATCACCGAGCCGGGTCTGTGGCTGCAGTTCGACTGGGGCGAAGGCCCGAAGGTCCCCGGGGTGGACGGGACGCCGCGGCGCACCTGGTTGTTCTGCGCCTGGCTGGCGTGGTCACGGTACCGGGTGGTGATCCCGGTGTGGGATCAGATCCTCCCGACGTTGATCGGGTGCCTGGATGCGACCCTGGCCCGGATCGGCGGGGTGCCGACCTACGTGCTCACTGACAACCCCAGGACCGTCACCGTCGATCACGTGGCCGGGGTGCCGGTGCGCCACCCGCAGATCGTTCAAGCTGGCCGGCACTACGGCACGCAGGTGCACACCTGCGTGCCGTATGACCCGGAGTCCAAGGGCGGGTCGGAGTCCACGGTGCGCATCGCCAAGGCCGATCTGGTGCCCACCGAGGCGAACCTGCGTGAGCACTACGCCTCCTTCGCCGCACTCGAGGCCGCCTGCGCGGCGTTCTGCGCCAAGGTCAACGGGCGCACCCATCGGGAGTCCGCGCGGATCCCGGAGCAGGCGTTGGTCGAGGAGCAGCAACGCCTGCACGTGGCCCCGACCGCCCCGCACACCACCGCCCTGGGGGTGACCCGCACGGTGGGCACCGACCAGACCATCCGGTTCGGCTCGGTGCGCTACTCCACCCCGCCCGGGCTGGTCGGGGCCGAGGTGTGGGTGCGGGTCGCCGGGGCCGAGCTGGTGGTCGTGGCCGACCTCGACGCCCTTCCGGTGGCCCCGGGTTGGGCGGCCGGGAGGGCCGGGCTCACCGAGGTCGCCCGCCACCGCCTCTCGACCCCGGGCAATCCACGGATCGACTTGGCCCACTACCTCGACCACCCCCAGGACCCCACGGGTGCCCCGCGCCCGCCTCGGCCACGGGCCCGCAGCGCGGCGGAGAAGGACTTCCTGGCCCTGGGCGCCGGCGCGCACGCGTGGCTGGTGGAGGCCTCCGCGGCCGGGGCCACCCGGATCCGGGCGAAGATGGCCGCCGCGGTTGAGCTCGCCGCCCTCATCGGGGACGGGCCCGTGGACGCCGCCCTCGGGGTAGCCGCGGCCGCCGGGCGCTTCGGCGAGGGTGATCTGACCGCGATCTGCGATCACCAGGCCACCGGGGCCACCGCCGCCGGGCTCGTGGCCGCCGACGAGACCCACTCCGCCCAGCCCGGCACCGCCGCCTGGGCGTCCTTCGGCGCCAGCACAACAACCAGCACAACCCCCACCACCAAGGAGACCGCTCAATGA
- the istB gene encoding IS21-like element helper ATPase IstB has product MNTATAPAAPPLPDDLAAVLKRMRMPYLRAAAPEVLATARSQRWDPTEVLRVLLAEEARGRDEATRAARRKAAGLPAGKTFESWRSGDSSIPAPTQSALATLEWVGRAENLAISGPSGTGKTHFLEALAHQVIDAGMRVSWFTLESLTAAIGRAGVDGSIGKTIARITRAELIVVDDIGMLPSGQAAAEAFYRLVDATYERRSLAVTSNIHPAGFDTIMPKTLATAAVDRLLHHAHVIITEGTSLRLTEATAGRGVVPLT; this is encoded by the coding sequence ATGAACACGGCCACCGCCCCGGCAGCGCCGCCGCTGCCCGACGATCTCGCCGCGGTGCTCAAGCGCATGCGGATGCCCTACCTGCGCGCGGCCGCCCCCGAGGTGCTGGCCACCGCCCGCTCCCAGCGCTGGGACCCCACCGAGGTCCTCCGGGTGCTGCTGGCCGAGGAAGCCCGTGGCCGCGACGAGGCCACCCGCGCGGCCCGACGCAAGGCCGCGGGCCTGCCGGCCGGGAAGACCTTCGAGTCCTGGCGGTCAGGCGATTCTTCGATCCCGGCCCCGACACAGTCCGCCCTGGCCACCCTGGAATGGGTGGGCCGGGCGGAGAACCTTGCGATCTCAGGGCCATCGGGCACCGGCAAGACCCACTTCCTCGAGGCCCTGGCCCACCAGGTCATCGACGCCGGGATGCGGGTCTCCTGGTTCACCCTCGAGTCGCTGACCGCCGCGATCGGGCGGGCCGGGGTGGACGGTTCGATCGGCAAGACCATCGCCCGGATCACCCGGGCCGAGCTCATCGTCGTGGACGACATCGGGATGCTGCCCTCGGGCCAGGCCGCCGCCGAGGCCTTCTACCGTCTCGTCGACGCGACCTATGAACGCCGTAGCCTCGCGGTGACTTCCAACATCCATCCGGCAGGGTTCGACACGATCATGCCCAAGACCCTGGCCACCGCAGCCGTGGACCGGCTCCTGCACCACGCCCACGTCATCATTACCGAGGGCACCTCGCTGCGGCTCACCGAGGCCACCGCCGGACGCGGGGTGGTCCCTTTGACCTGA
- a CDS encoding MDR family MFS transporter, translated as MLSMLLAALNQTVLSTALPTIVGELDGVDEMVWVITAYILASTITMPVYGKLGDLMGRKPLLVTAILLFMAGSVVGALAGTIDVLIVARVFQGLGGGGLMILAQATIADVVPARERGKYMGVMGGVFALASVAGPLLGGFVTEGPGWRWAFWINIPLGLLALAGAVLFLHLPRHGERPRLDVAGMVLLAVATTCLVLFATWGGSRYEWTDPVILALVAGTVAAGAAFVAVERRTAEPIIPMHLFGEANFNLTTVAGLLIGVAMFGAIGYMPTYLQMVHGVDATASGLLMVPMMGALLVASTLSGQLVSRTGRYKWMPIAGSLVVAAGLALLSTLTAGDALWHLCVFIAVLGLGLGLSMQILVLIVQNTFPLRQVGTATAANNYFRQIGATLGSAVVGSVFAGRLTDLMAQRLPAQGGTAASTNSLTPAVVAGLPEAVRAPVVSSYNDALTPIFLWIVPLALVAALLLCFVREKELATSLERVVEGEAVGEGEALVPPPAVDERAGRDATVPPRGPVRSTADR; from the coding sequence ATGCTCTCGATGCTGCTGGCGGCCCTGAACCAGACGGTGCTCAGCACCGCACTGCCCACCATCGTGGGGGAGCTCGACGGCGTGGACGAGATGGTGTGGGTGATCACCGCCTACATCCTGGCCTCGACCATCACGATGCCCGTCTACGGCAAGCTCGGAGACCTGATGGGCCGCAAGCCGCTGCTCGTCACGGCGATCCTGCTGTTCATGGCCGGCTCCGTCGTCGGCGCCCTCGCGGGCACGATCGACGTGCTGATCGTCGCCCGGGTCTTCCAGGGGCTGGGCGGCGGCGGCCTGATGATCCTGGCCCAGGCGACCATCGCCGACGTCGTCCCGGCCCGGGAGCGCGGGAAGTACATGGGCGTGATGGGCGGCGTGTTCGCCCTGGCCTCGGTGGCCGGCCCGCTGCTCGGCGGCTTCGTCACCGAGGGACCCGGGTGGCGCTGGGCGTTCTGGATCAACATCCCGCTCGGGCTGCTGGCCCTCGCGGGCGCCGTCCTGTTCCTGCACCTGCCCCGGCACGGGGAGCGGCCACGCCTGGACGTCGCCGGCATGGTCCTGCTCGCCGTGGCCACCACGTGCCTCGTGCTCTTCGCCACCTGGGGCGGGAGCCGGTACGAGTGGACCGATCCCGTGATCCTGGCACTGGTCGCCGGCACGGTGGCGGCGGGCGCCGCGTTCGTGGCCGTGGAGCGGCGCACGGCCGAGCCCATCATCCCGATGCACCTGTTCGGCGAGGCGAACTTCAACCTCACGACCGTGGCCGGTCTGCTCATCGGCGTCGCGATGTTCGGGGCCATCGGGTACATGCCCACGTACCTGCAGATGGTCCACGGCGTGGACGCCACCGCGTCGGGGCTGCTGATGGTCCCGATGATGGGCGCGCTGCTGGTCGCCTCGACGCTGTCGGGCCAGCTCGTCAGCCGCACCGGGCGCTACAAGTGGATGCCGATCGCGGGCAGCCTCGTGGTCGCCGCCGGGCTGGCGCTGCTGTCCACCCTCACGGCCGGGGACGCGCTGTGGCACCTGTGCGTGTTCATCGCTGTCCTGGGGCTGGGCCTGGGGCTGTCCATGCAGATCCTCGTGCTCATCGTGCAGAACACCTTCCCCCTGCGACAGGTCGGCACCGCCACCGCGGCCAACAACTACTTCCGCCAGATCGGGGCCACTCTCGGCTCCGCGGTCGTGGGCAGCGTCTTCGCGGGCCGGCTGACCGACCTCATGGCGCAGCGGCTGCCCGCGCAGGGCGGAACGGCGGCGAGCACGAACTCGCTGACCCCGGCCGTGGTCGCCGGCCTGCCGGAAGCCGTGCGGGCCCCGGTCGTCAGCTCCTACAACGACGCCCTGACGCCGATCTTCCTGTGGATCGTGCCGCTGGCCCTGGTGGCCGCGCTGCTGCTGTGCTTCGTGCGGGAGAAGGAGCTCGCCACGTCGCTCGAGCGGGTCGTCGAGGGCGAGGCGGTCGGCGAGGGAGAGGCCCTCGTGCCCCCGCCCGCCGTCGATGAGCGGGCGGGCCGCGACGCGACCGTCCCGCCGAGGGGTCCGGTCCGCAGCACCGCCGACCGCTGA
- a CDS encoding TetR/AcrR family transcriptional regulator: protein MTSIPPASLRERKKAETWTAIHEAAASLALDRGLERTTVEAVAERAGISPRTFFNYFPSKDDAVLGMRAPVLDPALLDDLDPGHELLEQVTRLLLAVARTAYAGGNRGRRRRLVQQYPQLGQRRREHAEEAEELVRRALADRLAADPPWAAGSAEEAGAEAAGAEAAGADELARMVVLLAGVPLRFALSSPAHAAEAGLTAEALEASLALFRRVRRVLP from the coding sequence ATGACATCGATTCCACCGGCCTCCCTGCGCGAGCGCAAGAAGGCCGAGACCTGGACGGCCATCCACGAGGCGGCCGCGTCCTTGGCCCTCGACCGGGGCCTGGAGCGCACCACGGTCGAGGCCGTCGCCGAGCGCGCCGGGATCTCCCCGCGCACGTTCTTCAACTACTTCCCGTCCAAGGACGACGCGGTCCTCGGGATGCGCGCCCCCGTGCTGGACCCGGCCCTGCTGGACGACCTCGACCCCGGGCACGAACTCCTGGAGCAGGTGACCCGGCTGCTGCTGGCCGTCGCCCGCACCGCCTACGCGGGCGGGAACCGCGGCCGCCGCCGCCGGCTCGTCCAGCAGTACCCGCAGCTGGGCCAGCGCCGCCGGGAGCACGCGGAGGAGGCCGAGGAGCTCGTGCGCCGCGCCCTGGCGGACCGGCTCGCCGCCGACCCGCCCTGGGCGGCCGGATCCGCCGAGGAGGCCGGCGCGGAGGCGGCAGGGGCGGAGGCGGCAGGGGCGGACGAGCTGGCGCGGATGGTCGTGCTGCTCGCCGGCGTCCCCCTGCGCTTCGCGCTGTCCTCGCCCGCCCACGCCGCCGAGGCCGGCCTGACCGCCGAGGCCCTCGAGGCGTCCCTCGCCCTGTTCCGGCGCGTCCGGAGGGTCCTCCCGTGA
- a CDS encoding cytochrome c oxidase subunit 4, which translates to MKLSIKLFVLLGVFTLIVAVVYGFLTQFQELVGFPALLATSAMSFMLAVYLWLTERSTGGILPEDKLDGEIVESAGEYGHFSPWSWWPIALGAGAALGVIALAMGWWIMMLALPLVAVALVGLIFEYSRGDHAH; encoded by the coding sequence ATGAAGCTGTCCATCAAACTGTTCGTCCTGCTCGGCGTCTTCACCCTGATCGTGGCGGTCGTCTACGGCTTCCTCACGCAGTTCCAGGAGCTCGTCGGCTTCCCGGCCCTGCTGGCCACCTCCGCGATGTCCTTCATGCTCGCGGTCTACCTGTGGCTCACCGAGCGCAGCACCGGCGGCATCCTGCCCGAGGACAAGCTCGACGGCGAGATCGTCGAGTCCGCCGGTGAGTACGGCCACTTCTCCCCGTGGAGCTGGTGGCCCATCGCCCTCGGTGCCGGCGCCGCCCTCGGCGTGATCGCCCTGGCCATGGGCTGGTGGATCATGATGCTGGCGCTGCCCCTCGTGGCGGTGGCCCTCGTCGGGCTCATCTTCGAGTACTCCCGCGGCGACCACGCGCACTGA
- the ctaD gene encoding cytochrome c oxidase subunit I, which produces MSTLEYSRDEAAAVAPRVVPRSKGRLIVNWITSTDHKTIGYMYLISSFTFFCIAGVMALLIRAELFEPGMQVLETKEQYNQLFTMHGTLMLLMFGTPLFAGFANVIVPLQIGAPDVAFPRLNALAFWFFLFGSLVALAGFITPQGAASFGWFAYTPLSNSSFSPGAGGNLWVFGLALQGFGTIMGAVNFITTIIAMRAPGMTVWRMGLFTWNALITSLLIVMVFPPLAAALFALGMDRTLGGHIFDPANGGAVLWQHLFWFFGHPEVYVLALPFFGIVSEIIPVFSRKPLFGYKGLVFATIAIAALSVTVWAHHMYVTGAVMLSFFAFMTMMIAVPTGVKFFNWIGTMWQGSITFETPMLWVLGFLFTFLFGGLTGVILATPPLDFHVSDSYFVVAHFHYVVFGTVVFGMFAGFYFWWPKWTGYMLNERIGKIHFWLLFLGFHMTFLIQHWLGVDGMPRRYADYLPEDGFTWMNQISTVGSMLLGVSMIPFFYNVWTTHRNGKKVEVDDPWGFGGSLEWATSCPPPRHNFTSLPRIRSERPALDLHHPELAAESPQQSPVDDAAMATRKG; this is translated from the coding sequence GTGTCGACACTCGAGTATTCACGGGACGAGGCCGCCGCGGTCGCTCCGCGCGTCGTGCCTCGCTCCAAGGGACGTCTGATCGTCAACTGGATCACGTCCACGGACCACAAGACCATCGGGTACATGTACCTGATCTCCTCCTTCACGTTCTTCTGCATCGCCGGTGTCATGGCGCTGCTGATCCGTGCCGAGCTCTTCGAGCCGGGCATGCAGGTCCTGGAGACGAAGGAGCAGTACAACCAGCTGTTCACCATGCACGGCACGCTGATGCTGCTGATGTTCGGCACCCCGCTGTTCGCCGGCTTCGCCAACGTCATCGTCCCGCTGCAGATCGGCGCCCCCGACGTCGCCTTCCCGCGGCTGAACGCCCTGGCCTTCTGGTTCTTCCTCTTCGGCTCCCTGGTGGCCCTCGCCGGGTTCATCACCCCGCAGGGTGCGGCGTCCTTCGGCTGGTTCGCCTACACCCCGCTGTCCAACTCGTCCTTCTCCCCGGGCGCCGGCGGCAACCTGTGGGTGTTCGGCCTGGCCCTGCAGGGCTTCGGCACGATCATGGGCGCGGTCAACTTCATCACCACGATCATCGCGATGCGCGCCCCCGGCATGACCGTGTGGCGCATGGGCCTGTTCACCTGGAACGCCCTGATCACCTCGCTGCTGATCGTCATGGTCTTCCCGCCCCTGGCCGCGGCCCTGTTCGCCCTGGGCATGGACCGCACCCTCGGCGGGCACATCTTCGACCCGGCCAACGGGGGAGCGGTGCTGTGGCAGCACCTGTTCTGGTTCTTCGGCCACCCCGAGGTCTACGTGCTGGCGCTGCCGTTCTTCGGCATCGTCTCCGAGATCATCCCGGTGTTCTCCCGCAAGCCGCTGTTCGGCTACAAGGGCCTGGTCTTCGCGACCATCGCCATCGCCGCCCTGTCGGTGACCGTGTGGGCCCACCACATGTACGTCACCGGTGCGGTGATGCTGTCCTTCTTCGCGTTCATGACGATGATGATCGCGGTGCCCACCGGCGTGAAGTTCTTCAACTGGATCGGCACCATGTGGCAGGGCTCGATCACCTTCGAGACCCCCATGCTGTGGGTGCTCGGCTTCCTGTTCACCTTCCTGTTCGGCGGTCTCACCGGCGTGATCCTGGCGACCCCGCCGCTGGACTTCCACGTCTCGGACTCCTACTTCGTGGTCGCCCACTTCCACTACGTGGTCTTCGGCACCGTGGTGTTCGGCATGTTCGCCGGGTTCTACTTCTGGTGGCCGAAGTGGACCGGCTACATGCTCAACGAGCGGATCGGCAAGATCCACTTCTGGCTGCTGTTCCTGGGCTTCCACATGACCTTCCTCATCCAGCACTGGCTGGGCGTGGACGGCATGCCCCGCCGCTACGCGGACTACCTGCCCGAGGACGGGTTCACCTGGATGAACCAGATCTCCACGGTCGGGTCCATGCTGCTCGGCGTGTCCATGATCCCGTTCTTCTACAACGTGTGGACCACCCACCGCAACGGCAAGAAGGTCGAGGTCGACGACCCGTGGGGCTTCGGCGGATCGCTCGAGTGGGCGACGTCCTGCCCGCCCCCGCGGCACAATTTCACCTCGCTGCCCCGGATCCGCTCCGAGCGCCCGGCGCTGGACCTCCACCACCCGGAACTGGCCGCGGAGTCCCCGCAGCAGTCTCCGGTCGACGACGCCGCCATGGCCACGCGGAAGGGCTGA
- a CDS encoding HesB/IscA family protein — protein MSVTTDNGAAVDGLPAHGVQLTEVASEKVRALLEQEGRTDLRLRVAVQPGGCSGLIYQLYFDERILDGDAVRDFGGVEVIVDKMSVPYLEGSTIDFEDSISKQGFSIDNPNAGGSCACGDSFH, from the coding sequence ATGAGCGTCACGACCGACAACGGCGCCGCAGTGGACGGCCTCCCGGCCCACGGCGTCCAGCTGACCGAGGTGGCCTCCGAGAAGGTCCGCGCCCTGCTCGAGCAGGAGGGCCGCACCGACCTGCGCCTGCGCGTGGCCGTGCAGCCCGGCGGCTGCTCCGGGCTGATCTACCAGCTCTACTTCGACGAGCGCATCCTCGACGGGGACGCCGTGCGCGACTTCGGGGGCGTCGAGGTCATCGTGGACAAGATGAGCGTGCCCTACCTCGAGGGCTCGACCATCGACTTCGAGGACTCCATCTCCAAGCAGGGCTTCTCGATCGACAACCCCAACGCGGGCGGCTCCTGCGCCTGCGGCGACTCCTTCCACTGA